From the genome of Solanum lycopersicum chromosome 7, SLM_r2.1:
TCCTAAGCATATGTATGGGACAAATGGTTTAACTGAACAAATGGACTCATCCCCACCTCAGGAAGAATGGAAATGGGGTAACTATGCTAGAGGAGCAATCTATGCCCTGCAGAGCAAAGGAAATCATCTGAAAACGGTTAGTAAGATTTCTTAGGCTGCTGGTTGATAGACATGCGTGATATGCTTAGTTTTCCAAACCAGTTGATTCCATTTATGTTATCGAGATTTACAAAAAGGTTCTTTCACATTAAAGAGAAGAATGAGTGGAAGCTTGTTTACAATTGCTATTTAAGCAATGCACCTAATCTGAGTATTTTCcatttattacttattaaaGTGAGTCAATTATATTCAATCAACTTGCAGATCCTTTTTCTGTGAATTGCAGCTGCCTGGTTCTAGATGTTGAACTCTAAAATCTTACATTCCGTTATTCATTCCATAGGTGGACTTCTAGCTCGTTAATATAGATTTAGTCCTTCTATGCACCATCCAACTTTCACTTCTTATATCTCGTATGTACTGAAATGATTGTTTCTACAATTTTGTTCTGGTGGAATGATCTATTATGACCACTTACAAATTGAATAGAAGAAAATGACCTTTCCTGATCTCTTATGTGTAAAAAGGAAGTTCTCTTGTAAAAAAGACTTAAAACTAAAAACAAGTTTGTATATTCTTGCTTTGTTCTGCTTAATGCTGTCCGACAGGGAACCCATtcattattatttgaaaatatatattagtcACCATGCATCTGCAAATTGTTTGAGTACTGGTTACTGGAAGATGATGCTTCTGCTTGTTCCCATTTGGTTTTCACAAAGATAAGCTAAAGATTTTCAGTAAGAAAATGATAAAGCTATGAGATGTGCTACATATGAAGTTTCGATGATAAGAAAACATAAGAAACGTGATCAATGAACTAGACACTAAACATGTCTCAGATAGGGactagtagtgtttatgacatGACTACTGCAAGAGCTGATTACAGGAGCACACTACAAGAATCGAACGAATCAGGTCCTTCACAGTATACTGGAGAAGAGTGTTGATCAGCCGCAAAGCAAATTCCAAGTACATGAAGGATTCTTTGAGGAATTTGGATTACGGCTAATCACATGGATCAAGGAACAAGAAATCAAAATGGAAATATTACCATATTTGCACGCACTGAAAGAGTTTTGGAAATAGGAGAAAACAAGTGGAAGTCGAAGTGTAAATGGAAACGAAGTTTGAAAGAAGGATGCACATCcagcaaaaaaaatatgataataacaAGGACATAAAACAGTCACATAGCTTCTAAGTGGTTAAGAAGAGGACCCCACCTATTTTGGAAAGGACTTTTAAGACTTAAACATGGACAATTCTCAACTTATGAGCTAACTTTTTTAGGCTGAGTTAGGACCAAAAATTTATTGTGACCAATTCTTTATTCTTAGTGTACCTAATGTTAGGCCCATCCCTTTGTGATGTTGTTCACATTTGAGATGTCTAGTCCTTAGTGTGGCACGGGATAGGGTGTTAAGTATCCCATATTGATTGAGTGAATGGGTTGTTTTCTCATTTGATCTTGGAAAATCCTCACTTCCTGAGTAAGTTTTGCAATTGAGTTAGGCCTAAGTAAGTTTTCTTTACCTTGTACTAGAGATAAAACTAGCCCTATTCTTGGTTTAATGTTGGGCCCATTTTATGTTCTCCACACTCCGGATGTTTAGTCCAGTGTTATGTCTGTCACATTGGTTGAGGGAATTGGTTATTGTCTCCTTATTTGGGCTTGTGCAATCCTCACCTCATGAGCTAAGTTTTTAAGATTGAGTTGGACCCAAAGATTCATTTTCTTAACATGGATGACTTCTTTCATCCTTCTTTTCTTGGGCCAAATCCAGTAGTGTTTATTGTTATTTTCCACTGAATACAAAATGTGTGGTTTCTAAGTTCAATTTTGTGGTTCTAATCTCGGATACATTCTTCTGTCAAAAGTACTGTTTCATTATATGCACTATTTTATTAGCAGTCACCTTGATCTGTATTATTTAGCACAGTACTtctatttaacaattttaaccTTTGTGTGCATCATATCTTTCATTTATACAATTCTTGCTGGAAACTTTTTCTCGCAGGGTATCACTGGGTTTATCTGTGGTTCTGAGGGTCTTGACAGTTCAGGTCTCAGCTCTTCTGCCGCGGTAAGTTGTTTTTTCCATCACTGCCTTTGAATTTGCATTAGTTAGACTATCAAGAAATGTAGttcctattttttaattttagagaaGTTCGTGTGATCTGGTGAAGTTAGTTTTCCCAACCCTGTAAGGCCTTATAGTGGACTTTTTTCTATTTGCTGTTGCATCcttgagaaaataaatatatcgcTGTTCACTTTTTCCTTTTAGGAGATTTGGTTTGCATCTTTGTTCTTCTCTTATAGAAGTATCTGTTCCTTACAGTGACTGAGATATCCTATTCAGTATAACTTTTCTTTTGTCTTCTGGACTTTCATTTAACAATGTCATGTTTAACAGGTTGGTGTTGCATATTTGTTGGCTTTTGAGAGTGCAAATGGTCTTGTAGTGAGCCCAACagaaaatattgaatatgataGGTATGCTACTTGTACAGTGGTCTCGTCTTTGTTGCTAGCAAACTCATTTAAGATACCTAGTGCCTCCTTTGCTATTTAATTTGTGACATTATTTTGGTATGAATCTCTTGTTACTTTTGTTGCATGCAGGCTGATTGAGAATGAATATTTAGGTCTGAAAAATGGGATACTGGATCAGTCTGCAATACTGTTATCCAGCTATGGCTGTTTGACCTTCATGAACTGCAAGGTGATGCGTTTTAATCCACACAATAAATGGTTGACTTAGCAAATAATCTTTTATGTTAATTGAGTTTTGAGAAGTTGTGAGAAAGCTCTTCCTgcccttgaattttttttgttctccCTTAGCATCAGCTAAAAAAGTGATACCGTCTCTTCTCATTTAACTAGCGATGCTCTTGAGATGTATGAAGAGAGTTTAGATGTCAATCCTGAAATAATTGAACATAGGAACTTTAAGCAAGCATGACTATGTGCAAGAAAGGAAGGAGTAAAATAGaagtagaaataatttttagtattcAAAACTGCATGATGAGTTGGTTTGCCTtttcatttatgtcatttgcTCCAACTTTTCTCTTGTTACAGTTTCAGTTTTAAATTATGGCatcttttgttgttttcttctgATACAGATTTTGTGTTCTCTGGAAAACTCTGACAATTATAGACCACATGTGCAGACCATAAAACACAAACTGATACACCCGCCAACAGTGGAAAATAATCATGAAGGAGAGTTCGGTAATGCATACAAGATATTGCTGGCCTTTTCAGGTCTTAAGCAGGCATTGACAACAAATCCCGGATATAATCGGCGAGTTGCGGAGTGTCAAGAGGCTGCGAAGATTCTGTTGCAGTAAGATATTTTCCTACTCTATTGAAGCTTGCATCCTGGAATGACaatcatttcttcttttttcaagtTATGGTCATGAAATGCATGGCCGTTTATTGATTGAATACTAAGACTTGGAACAGTAAATCCTAGATGTAGGCCACTACTCTCCATTAAGacaaatacattatattttaatcCTGAAGGAAATGTACCAAAAGAATGAACATTCTTTAATGATTGAATTTCAAGAATTCTTCTGGCCTTTTCTGAAAGTGTGAAGCATTCTATAGACTAATAAAatcttgttgatttttttggaaTGCAATATAAGTATGATGAAGTTTTGATGAGAtctaattgatttatattaCAGCTCTCATTTCCGGGACTTACgggtattttttttcttcttctgacTCTAACTTTGACCTTCTAGAGCTTCGGGGGATGAAGAGATGGAACCTATTCTATCAAATGGTAGGGTTCTCGGCCTGCGTTTGTCATTGAAATAGTGATGCAGCTTTAATGATGATGTTGATAACAAATCTATTGTTTATGCAGTTAAACCAGAAGTTTTTGAAGCCCACAAGGTAAAAATCCACAAGTATATATTGGATGTTTAATTACTCAACCATCATTATACAAAGGTCGTTTGCGACATCTATATGTGAAAATCTTCTTCGCATTTATATGTATTGATTGTATTTATACCATATTTCTGGAATTTTCTTTTCAGAGCATATTAGAACCCAACCTAGCTAAACGAGCAGAGCATTATTTCTCCGAAAATGAGAGAGTTATGAAAGGTATCATTCTTTACAGACCTTTactccttttaatttttatgattagcTTTAGGGACAGTCCATTCATAACTCATGTGTGGTCTGTTTTAGGAATTGAGGCTTGGGCTTCAGGAAACCTTAGAGAATTCGGAGAGCTTATTACAGCATCTGGTCTAAGTTCTATTCAAAACTATGAGTGTGGTAAGTGTTAATTTTCTTGCTTGATATCTTAATTTCATTGTTTTCGATACACAACCTTCTCGATAATGTATGTCTGTCTGAGACACAAAGAATAACCAAATCTTGAACTGAACTTCAATTATTTTAGGTTGTGAACCACTTATACAGCTATATCAGGTTCTTCTGAAGGCTCCTGGTGTACTTGGGACACGGTTCAGTGGTGCAGGATTTCGAGGCTGCTGTATTGCATTTGTAGAAGCAGATAAAGCAGAAGAAGCTGCAACTTTTGTCGTGGACGAGTACAGTAAGCTCCAGCCCGAGTTGGCTAGTCATCTTAACCAAGGACCGGCTGTATTAATATGTGATGCAAGTGACTCTGCACGCGTGATAAGCAACACTTTCAGTTAGCTAAACTAGTAAACGTTCATAGTTATAGCTCCataatatctttttctttttttttttcatttattcttttCAGATTATTTGCATTTCTGTACCCTTTGAGCGTTTCCTATTATTTCATTTTCCACATTTACTTTGTGTATATTAAATTGGACGCTGGAGTGGCATTACATCAATAAATTGTATTGATTAAGGATTATAAGAACTTTCTTTAGTGATTGTCACGAtaattgttctttctttttgagATGTTGTACTTTTCTCTTTTATCTAATGAAGGATATAGTCGttaggctgaaacttaaaggaattgacagAAGGGCACCACTAGGATGGAGGCTGCGTCTTAATTAGACTCAACACGGGCATAGTAAGGattgagagctctttcttgattctatagGTCGTGGTGCATGACTGTTAATTCCACTTAATTCCGTTAACAAACGAGACCCCTAAGTACATAGCAAGTACAATcctaatatattataaaaattattaatttatgaaaaatttatttggTGAAGGACAGTTACTTTTTTGTGCAACCTGCTGTAATTACAACAAAAGACTGGCATATTGGGAAATGACTTAAAAGAATTTCCTCACAAAtggtcattttgagcagtagcTAATAAAATTCCACTTGcatgattttcttttatctttacaTGCACAAATGTTGTATATCCAAAAGATCTTAACAATGTCATCTTGCAG
Proteins encoded in this window:
- the LOC101250610 gene encoding galacturonokinase isoform X2, with protein sequence MGVFSGHWPSESELDKIRNKVAELSGRDAQEVMVVVSPYRICPLGAHIDHQGGTVSAMTINKGILLGFVPSDDTQVTLQSGQFEGEVRLRIDEVQLPKHMYGTNGLTEQMDSSPPQEEWKWGNYARGAIYALQSKGNHLKTGITGFICGSEGLDSSGLSSSAAVGVAYLLAFESANGLVVSPTENIEYDRLIENEYLGLKNGILDQSAILLSSYGCLTFMNCKTIKHKLIHPPTVENNHEGEFGNAYKILLAFSGLKQALTTNPGYNRRVAECQEAAKILLQASGDEEMEPILSNVKPEVFEAHKSILEPNLAKRAEHYFSENERVMKGIEAWASGNLREFGELITASGLSSIQNYECGCEPLIQLYQVLLKAPGVLGTRFSGAGFRGCCIAFVEADKAEEAATFVVDEYSKLQPELASHLNQGPAVLICDASDSARVISNTFS
- the LOC101250610 gene encoding galacturonokinase isoform X1; this translates as MGVFSGHWPSESELDKIRNKVAELSGRDAQEVMVVVSPYRICPLGAHIDHQGGTVSAMTINKGILLGFVPSDDTQVTLQSGQFEGEVRLRIDEVQLPKHMYGTNGLTEQMDSSPPQEEWKWGNYARGAIYALQSKGNHLKTGITGFICGSEGLDSSGLSSSAAVGVAYLLAFESANGLVVSPTENIEYDRLIENEYLGLKNGILDQSAILLSSYGCLTFMNCKILCSLENSDNYRPHVQTIKHKLIHPPTVENNHEGEFGNAYKILLAFSGLKQALTTNPGYNRRVAECQEAAKILLQASGDEEMEPILSNVKPEVFEAHKSILEPNLAKRAEHYFSENERVMKGIEAWASGNLREFGELITASGLSSIQNYECGCEPLIQLYQVLLKAPGVLGTRFSGAGFRGCCIAFVEADKAEEAATFVVDEYSKLQPELASHLNQGPAVLICDASDSARVISNTFS